One stretch of Hydrogenovibrio kuenenii DSM 12350 DNA includes these proteins:
- the nuoF gene encoding NADH-quinone oxidoreductase subunit NuoF has protein sequence MIPQNECCYRLNHLENSWDIDTYVANGGYEVWKKVLAGEISPQEIIDEVKTSNIRGRGGAGFPTGLKWSFMNRNAPGPKYILCNSDEGEPGTFKDRDIMRYNPHQLVEGMMIAGYVIGACAGYNYIRGEFWEPYKRFDNAINQAREAGLLGKNILGSGFDFDLYTHLGAGAYICGEETALVESIEGKKGQPRFKPPFPASYGLYGKPTTINNTETLASIPMILAKGGDWFADIGAPNAGGTKCYSVSGHVNNPGNFEVRMGTPFKDLLELAGGVWKDRKLKAVIPGGSSTSVLPAEKALEMNMDYDSIAKAGSFLGAGSVIIMDDQTDMVQALERLTWFYYEESCGQCTPCREGTGWMYRVVHRIRQGKGRPEDIELLKDVSGKIMGRVICGLGDAAAIPVGSFLDHYEHEFRHYIEHGCSIFDRA, from the coding sequence ATGATTCCACAGAATGAATGTTGTTACCGTTTAAATCATTTAGAAAACTCATGGGATATTGATACCTACGTTGCTAATGGTGGGTATGAGGTTTGGAAAAAAGTGCTTGCAGGTGAAATCTCACCGCAGGAAATTATTGATGAAGTAAAGACATCCAATATTCGTGGTCGTGGAGGCGCAGGTTTCCCAACTGGCTTGAAGTGGAGCTTTATGAACCGCAATGCACCAGGTCCTAAGTACATTCTATGTAACTCGGATGAAGGTGAACCTGGAACGTTTAAAGATCGTGACATTATGCGTTACAACCCTCACCAGTTGGTTGAAGGGATGATGATTGCTGGTTATGTTATCGGTGCTTGTGCTGGTTACAACTATATCCGTGGCGAGTTTTGGGAGCCATATAAGCGTTTTGACAACGCAATTAACCAAGCAAGAGAAGCTGGATTGTTAGGTAAAAATATTCTAGGTTCTGGTTTCGACTTTGATTTGTACACTCACCTAGGCGCTGGCGCGTATATTTGTGGTGAAGAAACCGCTTTGGTCGAGTCTATTGAAGGTAAGAAAGGGCAGCCACGTTTTAAACCGCCTTTCCCTGCAAGCTATGGTTTATATGGCAAGCCTACAACGATTAACAACACGGAAACCCTTGCCTCTATCCCAATGATTTTGGCAAAAGGTGGAGATTGGTTCGCAGACATAGGTGCACCTAATGCAGGTGGTACGAAATGTTATTCAGTTTCTGGGCATGTGAATAACCCAGGTAACTTTGAAGTCAGAATGGGAACACCATTTAAAGACTTATTAGAACTTGCTGGTGGCGTTTGGAAAGATCGTAAGCTTAAAGCGGTTATTCCTGGCGGATCATCTACATCAGTTCTTCCAGCCGAGAAAGCGTTGGAAATGAATATGGATTATGACTCTATTGCTAAAGCTGGTTCCTTCTTAGGTGCTGGTTCAGTCATCATTATGGATGATCAGACTGATATGGTTCAAGCATTGGAGCGTTTGACATGGTTCTACTATGAAGAGTCATGTGGACAATGTACGCCTTGTCGTGAAGGTACGGGTTGGATGTATCGTGTGGTTCACCGTATTAGACAAGGAAAAGGCAGACCAGAAGACATCGAATTGTTAAAAGATGTTTCAGGAAAAATTATGGGACGCGTAATTTGTGGTTTAGGTGATGCCGCTGCGATACCAGTTGGCAGCTTCTTAGATCATTATGAACATGAGTTCCGTCATTATATTGAGCACGGTTGCAGCATCTTTGATAGAGCTTAA
- a CDS encoding NADH-quinone oxidoreductase subunit NuoE family protein, which produces MSSTMNLNIIQGDVKQRIDRWISHYPEDQKQSAVMPALRIVQEVSGGSLTNELMDQVADYLEMTPIAVYEVATFYSMYEHKPVGKHKICLCTNISCMLRGSDEILEHLEKKLGVGVGEVTPDGKFSIKKVECLGACGGAPMMMLGKEYYENLTEESIDEILDGLE; this is translated from the coding sequence ATGAGTTCGACAATGAACCTTAATATTATTCAAGGTGATGTGAAGCAGCGTATTGATCGCTGGATTTCTCATTACCCAGAGGATCAAAAACAGTCGGCAGTCATGCCTGCACTAAGAATTGTTCAAGAAGTTAGTGGGGGAAGCCTGACTAATGAATTAATGGATCAGGTTGCTGATTACTTAGAGATGACGCCAATTGCGGTTTATGAAGTGGCTACTTTCTACTCTATGTATGAGCACAAACCTGTTGGTAAACATAAGATTTGTTTGTGTACCAATATTTCCTGCATGCTACGAGGAAGTGATGAAATTCTTGAACACCTAGAGAAAAAATTAGGTGTTGGTGTTGGTGAGGTTACACCCGACGGAAAATTCTCAATTAAAAAAGTTGAGTGTTTAGGTGCCTGTGGAGGCGCTCCAATGATGATGCTCGGAAAAGAATATTATGAAAATCTTACCGAAGAATCTATCGATGAAATTTTAGACGGATTGGAGTAA
- a CDS encoding NADH-quinone oxidoreductase subunit D encodes MSEIRNYTLNFGPQHPSAHGVLRLVLELDGETIVRSDPHIGLLHRGTEKLIEYKPYNQSIGYMDRLDYVSMMSNEHAYVMAIEKMLGVEVPERAQYIRVMFDEITRVLNHLMWLGAHALDIGAMTVFLYAFREREDLMDCYEAVSGARMHATYYRPGGVYRDLPETMAKYEESKWHSGKKLDKLNETREGSLLDFIEAFTERFPGYIDEYETLLTDNRIWKQRTVDIGIVSPERALQLGFTGPMLRGSGIAWDLRKKQPYEVYDKMEFDIPVGVTGDCYDRYLVRVAEMRESNKIIKQCVDWLKQNPGPVMSDDHKVAPPSREDAKSNMEALIHHFKLFTEGYTVPAGESYTAVEHPKGEFGIYMVSDGANKPYRLKVRAPGFSHLASLDEMAKGHMIADVVSIIGTQDIVFGEIDR; translated from the coding sequence ATGTCTGAAATTCGAAATTATACGCTTAACTTTGGTCCACAGCATCCATCAGCTCATGGTGTGTTGCGCTTGGTGCTTGAGCTTGACGGTGAAACAATCGTGCGTTCAGATCCACATATTGGGTTGTTGCATCGTGGAACAGAAAAGCTGATTGAATATAAACCCTATAACCAGTCGATTGGTTATATGGATCGCTTGGACTATGTTTCTATGATGTCCAACGAGCATGCCTATGTAATGGCAATCGAGAAAATGCTGGGCGTAGAAGTGCCTGAGCGAGCTCAATATATCCGTGTCATGTTTGATGAAATTACCCGTGTTTTGAATCATTTAATGTGGTTGGGCGCGCATGCACTTGATATAGGTGCTATGACAGTTTTCCTTTATGCATTCCGTGAACGTGAAGACTTAATGGACTGTTATGAAGCAGTTTCAGGTGCCCGTATGCACGCAACTTACTATCGTCCAGGTGGTGTTTATCGTGACTTGCCTGAGACTATGGCTAAATATGAAGAGTCAAAGTGGCACTCTGGTAAGAAGCTAGATAAGTTGAATGAAACTCGTGAAGGGTCATTACTAGACTTCATTGAAGCTTTCACCGAACGTTTTCCTGGTTATATTGATGAATATGAAACGCTGTTGACAGATAACCGTATCTGGAAACAAAGAACCGTTGATATCGGTATTGTTTCTCCAGAGAGAGCTTTGCAGCTAGGATTTACTGGTCCAATGCTTCGCGGGTCAGGTATTGCCTGGGATTTGAGAAAGAAGCAGCCGTATGAAGTCTATGACAAAATGGAATTTGATATTCCGGTTGGTGTAACGGGAGATTGTTATGACCGTTATTTGGTTCGTGTTGCTGAAATGCGCGAGTCAAACAAGATCATTAAACAATGTGTGGACTGGTTGAAACAAAATCCAGGCCCGGTCATGTCAGATGATCATAAAGTAGCACCACCTTCTAGAGAAGATGCTAAGTCTAATATGGAAGCATTGATTCACCACTTCAAGCTCTTTACTGAGGGATATACCGTCCCTGCTGGCGAAAGTTATACTGCAGTAGAGCATCCGAAAGGTGAGTTTGGAATTTATATGGTTTCTGATGGTGCGAATAAGCCTTATCGCTTAAAAGTAAGAGCACCAGGATTTTCACATTTGGCATCACTTGATGAGATGGCAAAAGGACACATGATTGCAGACGTTGTTTCTATAATCGGAACACAGGATATCGTATTTGGGGAGATTGACCGATGA
- a CDS encoding NADH-quinone oxidoreductase subunit C, whose translation MKQSVLDLQAQIDKVLAGAVVESHIQFNELTVELSPTKALESFITLKNELGFDELIDVTAVDYLHYGDANWETLAAPNKGFSRGVFDFDEDESSQDQFMERRFAVVYHLLSVEHNRRVRVKVFPEDTQMPIVESVVSVWKAADWFEREAFDLFGIIFSGHPDLRRILTDYGFVGHPLRKDFPLTGYVEMRYDAEKGRVVYEPVQIENRVNVPRVIREDKTA comes from the coding sequence ATGAAACAGTCGGTACTGGATTTACAAGCTCAAATTGACAAGGTGTTAGCAGGTGCGGTTGTTGAATCGCATATTCAGTTTAATGAACTAACAGTTGAGTTGTCGCCAACAAAAGCACTTGAGTCGTTTATCACTTTGAAAAATGAACTGGGTTTTGACGAACTGATAGATGTTACTGCAGTGGATTACCTACATTATGGTGATGCAAACTGGGAAACTCTGGCTGCACCTAATAAAGGGTTTAGTCGTGGTGTATTTGATTTTGACGAAGATGAGTCTTCACAGGATCAATTTATGGAACGACGTTTTGCAGTGGTTTACCACCTGTTGTCTGTTGAGCATAATCGTAGAGTTAGAGTCAAAGTATTCCCGGAAGATACACAAATGCCAATTGTTGAATCAGTTGTTTCTGTTTGGAAAGCTGCGGATTGGTTTGAAAGAGAAGCTTTTGATTTATTTGGGATCATTTTTAGTGGACATCCAGACTTGAGACGTATTTTGACCGACTATGGTTTTGTGGGACATCCGTTGAGAAAAGACTTCCCACTTACTGGTTATGTTGAAATGCGTTATGACGCCGAAAAAGGTCGTGTCGTTTATGAACCAGTTCAAATTGAAAACCGTGTTAACGTTCCACGCGTAATTCGCGAAGATAAGACGGCTTAA
- a CDS encoding NuoB/complex I 20 kDa subunit family protein: MGIEGVLKEGVVTTSADKLINWARTGSLWPMTFGLACCAVEMMHAGASRYDLDRFGIIFRPSPRQSDVMIVAGTLVNKMAPALRKVYDQMAEPRWVISMGSCANGGGYYHYSYSVVRGCDRIVPVDVYVPGCPPTAEALLYGIIQLQAKIKRTNTIAR, translated from the coding sequence ATGGGAATAGAAGGCGTTTTAAAAGAAGGTGTTGTTACAACTTCTGCTGATAAATTAATCAACTGGGCGCGTACAGGTTCTTTGTGGCCAATGACTTTTGGCCTAGCTTGCTGTGCAGTTGAAATGATGCATGCAGGTGCTTCACGTTACGACTTAGATAGATTTGGCATTATTTTTAGACCAAGTCCAAGACAGTCGGATGTCATGATTGTTGCCGGGACTTTGGTAAATAAAATGGCGCCAGCCTTGAGAAAGGTCTATGACCAGATGGCAGAGCCTCGTTGGGTAATATCAATGGGTTCTTGTGCTAATGGTGGTGGTTATTATCATTATTCTTATTCTGTCGTTCGAGGCTGTGACCGAATTGTGCCTGTTGATGTTTACGTGCCTGGCTGCCCGCCAACAGCTGAAGCCCTTCTTTACGGTATCATCCAGCTCCAAGCGAAAATTAAACGAACAAATACGATTGCTCGTTAA
- a CDS encoding NADH-quinone oxidoreductase subunit A: protein MLENYLPIIVFVVLGVLFGVGPILLGYLLGPNRPDAEKLSPYECGFEAFEDSRMKFDVRFYLVAILFIIFDLEIAFLFPWAVVLKEIGTFGLLAMAGFLSLLVVGFIYEWKKGALEWE, encoded by the coding sequence ATGCTTGAAAACTATTTACCTATCATTGTTTTTGTCGTGCTAGGCGTACTATTTGGTGTTGGACCAATCCTGTTGGGATATTTACTTGGACCAAACCGTCCTGATGCTGAAAAACTTTCACCATATGAGTGTGGTTTTGAGGCATTCGAAGACTCACGTATGAAGTTTGATGTGCGTTTTTATCTTGTAGCTATCCTTTTCATTATTTTTGATTTGGAAATTGCGTTTCTGTTTCCTTGGGCCGTTGTATTAAAAGAAATCGGTACATTTGGACTATTAGCTATGGCTGGTTTTCTATCATTACTGGTTGTTGGCTTTATTTATGAATGGAAAAAAGGAGCGCTGGAATGGGAATAG
- the secG gene encoding preprotein translocase subunit SecG, whose translation MFSIVLTIHLVVAFILIVLVLVQHGKGADAGANFGGGSSQSVFGGGGSSNFLLKVTSVVAAIFFVTSLTLAYLGAKQEKGYQSVVQHPVTTTEKKNNNDTKAPVVPE comes from the coding sequence ATGTTTTCAATTGTGCTAACCATTCATTTGGTAGTTGCATTTATTTTGATAGTGCTTGTGCTTGTGCAGCACGGTAAAGGTGCTGATGCGGGTGCAAATTTTGGTGGTGGTTCATCCCAATCCGTTTTTGGCGGTGGTGGGTCGAGCAACTTTTTATTAAAGGTAACATCAGTTGTTGCAGCAATTTTCTTTGTGACGAGTTTGACGTTGGCTTATTTGGGTGCGAAGCAGGAAAAAGGCTATCAGAGTGTGGTACAACATCCTGTTACCACAACTGAGAAAAAGAATAATAACGATACAAAAGCTCCGGTTGTGCCAGAGTAA